DNA sequence from the Corvus hawaiiensis isolate bCorHaw1 chromosome 6, bCorHaw1.pri.cur, whole genome shotgun sequence genome:
AGGAGGGGAATGGGTAAAGTAGATGAAAATTCTTCTTCCCTTATGGGGAGAGAGATTTTCCTCCTTagtggtttgtttgggtttttttccccctgttttttcccctttagtAAAAGAGATGAAATGAAAAGGAGGTGTGGTGGAGGAAGAGGCAACTGATTAAATTGGCACACAGAAAGGAGGAGATATATTGGAAATGGTAATTTAAAATCACAATGATCTGTGCAAAAGGGGAATTCAGGCAATAAGTCCCTTTTAGACTGTTTTAGTAGAGGTTTGGGAGTGACTCAGATGGCAAGCACTGTTTTCAAAGCAGGGTGCTGTGTATGGTTAACTCTTCAAACACAGTGGGCTTGATTTCCCCTTTCAGATTCAGCTGGAGCCCTGAAATTGCTGGTAGCATCACTATTATTTGAAGTTGGTGCCTGGAGCCTTGTTGTGCTGGAACTCCTTTCCAAAAAGCCCAGCCACCAAGAGAGCAGTCAGTGATGCCAGGGGAGCCATGACTTGATATTCCAAAGCAAGTAGGAGGTTTGGTTGGGGTATAAACTGTTTGTGAGGACAGTAATATTTGTTTAACTGCTTCTGGCAGTGTTAACTGGCACGCTGTGACCTCCCAGCTCAAGATTATCTGCTGTGATGaataaaaaattagatttattGTAGAATCTGAAACTACTAGGAAAAACCTGAAGTTTTACTACACCCTAAACCACTGTCGCTGTTACTGAGGTCCAAAATTCAGACctgttttctctgaatttcAATCTCTGGGGCATGTCTTTTAAGGTTCTAATATTTGCTTAAAGTGAAAGTCATACTGGTATTTCTTAGTCTTCTATTTTGGCTGCATAATTTTGTCCTTAAGTTTCTTTATATGAGGTGAAACTCAGCCCTTGCTGGTAGAAAGTCAGTACTTGCAAACCACTGTTTGCAAGGGAGTCCAAGCATTTGCCCTGAGAACCAGGATGTGACTGCAGTGTCCCAGAAACTGCTGAGTGCTCCAGCTGTGGTCTTGGTATGAGTAAGGCTTTGCCTGCCAGCCTACTACCTAGTCCACATGAAAGGTTTGTGACTCAGTTCCTGACTACTTTAGCTTAAAATGGCACCTACCCACACATCTAAAATACAGAAGCAAATTCCTGTGTCTTTCAGCTCTCCCAAGGTCACAGCTGTGACAAGGTTTGTCAGGGAAGTGAGTTGGACCAACTAAGAGatgaataaaaacaaatgcGCTTTTAGGAATAGAAATCCTTGCTTGAGTCTTGTTTATGAGTACAAGTGTCTCTTGCTACAGGGGCTTGCTCCTGGATCCTGGGATTTATACCTACTTTTTAGAGCTAAGCACAGGACTTCACATTGTCCTaaagcacagcacaggctcTGAGTGCACAGATTCATGCCCATCCGGGGGGAACTGtagagctctgccaggctggccTGGCATGAGATGCCCTGAGCTCATGAGGTGGCAAAATATGGCTCTTGTGGTTTTCCTTGCTGTGGCTGGCAGCTGGACATGTGGCATTTGCTGAGAGACTTTTCCAAATCCTGTCTGCGTTCTTGGAGGAAATGCAAAGCCACTCCGGGTCAAAGGCAGGCGTGGGCTTCACCCCAGGTGGGAGCAGGCTGTCCCAGGCTGAACGCCCCCTGTGGGGCCGTGCTGGAAGACCCTTCCCAATGCTCATCTGCCTGCGGGGGAGGAAGAGGCGGCGTTTTCCAGGCATTGCAGCTGCAGTGCGACAGCAGAGTGCCCCCCCTCgggcagccaggacagggaaaaTCCACTTCTGATACTATTTGCTGTGTCTTTTTAGAGGGCTGTTTTTACACTCCCCCAGATGCCTAATTTTTCTGGCTCTCCCTACACATCTCTTTACCCTCTGGAGCCCTGTCTTCTCCCCCAGCCTGAAATTAATCCAGGCACACCAAGTCCAGGAGAGACCGTGAACTGAAAAGCCTGTTTATGAGCCCCTTAGAATGGGTAAGTTTTTATTGATGGAGAAGACCAAAGCAAAAAGGAGTGGGTTTTTAGCATTTTGGGCAGCTATGAGAGACATGCctttaggaaaaaaccaaatcctATCCTTCACACCTGCCTGAAGATACAACTAAGCTGTTTCTCATGTACCATTTTAGGTTTGCGAAGGCTACTGTAGAAACTGCTTAGTTCAAAGAGAAGCCAGTTGTGGCCTCTACGGGATCAATGTgagcagcagaaagcaaagcctGGAGGACACCTTTACCTTGGGTGTCCACACAGAATTTGCCAGTGAAGGAAACACCAAGTGACCACTACAGGACACGTTGgggaatgggattttttttggcattCATCCTGCAAGGCCAGCCAAGGGCAATGTCAGGCTTGCCTTCTGTGTTGCCTTCTGCCTTCTATCTTTTTAAAGATATATTCATTCTTTTGTGGTTTAGGtgtgcagcagctgcattttctgttgGAACAAAGGTTTATTACAACTCTGAGCATGAAATCCCAGTGTCCCCTGAAAACTGAAATGTCTTCTAGGCTTGTTCTTTACCTAAGGCCTTGACTAACATCTTTTCCTGGCATGTTTCAGCTAGGGACTtaccaaaaacaaacaagtaaaacAAGGTGTTAGTAGTATTGCAGCTCACAAGTAACTAGATTGGTCTTAAAGGAGAAATAtacagatatattttatttttataagtaGAAAAATTAAGTATAAAGTTCCTGTAGAAACACTCTTTGCCAGATCAAACATATCAATCATGTACTCATTTCCCATACTAGCAGAAATGCACACAGCATCTTTTGTTTGTAGGAAAATCACTTTTCAAAAAGCATGAATTTTGACATTACATAGCTGAACAGCtgctcatttcttttttctctagtGCCTTGGCCACCACTGCTTTTCCAAGAACTCTTTTAGGGAAAGACAGGGGAGAGCACAATTTTAGATTAAAAACATTTAGGTTTTTTTGAGAGCCTTCCCCAGAGACCTATTGAAAGCACCACCCAGTAACAATGCAGTGGGTAGTTCTCTTGCCTTGGGAAAGGAGCTCTCTTTAAAGCCCAACTAATTTGTTAGAAGGGATTATAGGATTAAAGAGCTCCTAAAGGCTAGAGACCCACTTCTACAGGACAGTAATTGTTTATTTCAAGGATAGTGATGCTGTAGCTTTCATGAATCTCAGAGTTAGTACATCCAGAGATGCTGAGAAGGTCAATCAGCTCCCCAGACACCCACTCAGGGAATCCACAAATGGTTTTGGTACAAGAAAATTCCCTATTAAGTTAATTAGTTTTACGTATCAAAGTTCAGATTAAGAAGAGGACATTGCTTTGACATTGTTCTGCAGGCAGTCACCACTCATGAAATGATCTTCACTCCAGGCTTGGACTCTTCCAAGGCTCTCAGTTCATCCTCCACTTCAGAACTCCACAAAATGTCGTACAAACTACACCAGAACAAAAAGGCAAGCAAGATTTAGTGAGCATCCTCCTGttaagggaagagaaagatgCACAACTGGCCAGTATGGGCAGGTCATTTACCAGGAAGGGCCCCATCTAGGTCTGAGAGCAGCCAGAAACATGCTTTATGACCCAAGACCCCTTACTCCCTCACCAGCACCAGCCTCCCACCCCTGCCAGAGCTACCATCATCTCTCACATTAACTGTTGCACGTTGCAGCTGGGCTTCCTCAAGGCTTCACAGATCTTCCTGATGCCTTCGTCATCCAGAGGGTTGTAGCTCAGGTCCAGCTCGGTGAGGCACTGCTTGGTGGCCATGACGGTGGCAAGGGTGGCACAGCAGCCTAATGTCACGTCACAGTTACCcagcctgcagggagaggagggagaggccGGCGCAGTGAGCCCTGGGGCCAGGAAACACTGCCCACACCCGGGCAGCAGGCATGGACATCCCCAGCAAGGACCAGAGATCCCTGCAAAGGTGGCATCTCTGAGACATCAGCAGGGGCTAGCCCATGGTCTTGCCACAGAGACAGCTGCCCTTGTAGTGACTGCTGAACACCTCAAAGGCCTCCCTAAAGGTTAATAGTGTGCAGCTATGGGGGTAGAAGGAACATTGAAGTTATTCCCAATTTCACCATCATGCATCATCTTCTCTTTGGTTTAAACTGATCATAAATCAGCTCTAAGCTTTATTATTATACTTGAGACTTGCAACCATCTCTCTaaagagggaaactgaggcctCTCAGTTGATGACCAAGTAGCTTCAAGTGGTCAAAAGACATACATTTCTGGGACAGACTTACAAGTCTTACTAATGTCTCCCATGACCCATCTGCTTCACTCACTCACTGTGAATTTAGGTATGAGAGCACAACTCTGGCTTCTGCCCAACGGCACGGAGAGAACAAGCACAGGGCGTTGAGCatcacacagcccagagctgggccCAACTGGGAAGGAAACAGGCTCATGGGGAAGGCAAATcccaccccagggctggaggtgaTGCTCCAGCTGGCTGCCTGCTCCTTCTGGTGAGGCTGGACCAGCACTTGTGCTGGCAGCCATAGGGACCATGGAAGTTAAAGGCAAAGGATGAATTCAGACAGAAGATGACTTCTGAGAGTGCACCTTACCATAGGGACTGGATGTTGCAGTTGGGGTGCATCAGCCCTTCACACAGGAGTTCCACACCTGCATCTCCCAGCTTGTTCTCGCCTATGTGCAGTACTTTCAGGTGCTTGTTGGtggtgagagcagagctgacagccttGCAGCAAGCAGCAGTGAGCCCACACTCCCTAACCCTGCAAAGCAAAAGTGACGTGAGATCTAGGTGGGACATCTGGAGACTATAAGGCACTGTTCACTCTTTACATTTGTTTAACAGGAGCCCAGACAGTGGAACAGAGGAACCAGAGCTTTCCTGCAATCACTGTACTCCTCTCAATGCCTGTCTGCTCAGTCCTTTCTAGGCAGCACCTCTCCCATTCTGTATGTGGGATGTCTGTTGTGGAGTGTGCACCTAGGAAAGGCACCTGCCCAAAAAGCAGAGGAACTAAGAAGTTGTTCTGCTCCAACAGTCACTGTTGGCTCCACTGTGCACTCCTGAGGCACCTCACTGACTTCCAGGCCACCAGGGCAGGGGAAGAACCGAGCTGGGGGCAGGAGATGAATCTGCAATGTAGGAAAATTCAAGTTCTAAGTGAAAGAACAAATTTCCTCTCCCAGACACCAGACCATCCCAGCCTAAAAGGTAACACAGTCAAAAGCACAGGATGCTGAGAAATGTTTGTGTCACTAGAGCTTTCTTTTGTCTCATCAGTGAGAGAGCTTAGCTCCAGTGGAGCACCTGAAATATCTGATCACGGCATTCATTTTGCTATTCCATCAGGCCTTTCAAACTTCAAAAGTCCCTTAACTGCCATTTGTTGCACACTAAAACAATTAATTAGAAGCTCTGCAAGTGATGCTTGATCTCCTTTTGCTTATAACAGGCTAACTGTGATGGGGCAGATCTTCAAAGTGTCTACAAGTTTAGAAATACAAATCCTTTTGAAGTCTTCAAATCTAGAAAAACCCTTTTTAAGTCTGTAAATCCTTTCAGTAACAACCAGCAGGAGTTGCTTATGGAACCACTGCAACTCAGGATCTATTTGGGTGGGCATTAGTTCACTTACATCTTTCTTCAGTGAGGCCTCCAAAGAAGGCAGTGGGTATGTGAAACTTGACAGCAGCTCACCATAGCTCCTGAAGTTTACATGTGGGATCCTTGAGCGCCTGACACAGCATTTCCATCCCTGAGTCTCTCAGGTTATTGTCTATCAGACTGATCTCTGTGAGGGTCTCCTTTGTACTGATGAGTCTGGAGAGATCTTTACAGCTAGCACTTGTGAGATCACAGTCCCATAACCTGCAGGGAAgaacaaaatgttattttattttcttccaagaatGACTGAGATTAGAAAACAGAGTTTTAGTATTCTGAATTTCTGGTTACATTATCTCATTTTCTTGCATCCTTTCATACATCATACCACACAGCTTCCTCCTTTCCTTactttccactgctgcaccaaaAGCTCTGCTTgtaacacacaaaaaaagaaacagaaatatgcaATTCTAGTAGACAGATAACTCAAGTGGAAGCCAAGACAATGCCATCACAAACTTCCTTTCGCCCTCTACCCAGAATTTGATCCAAGCAATTTCAACGTGGCCCTACTCGTTCATGGTGTCCCCACCCAGTTTTGGGAATTAGTTGATTTGCAGCTGGGACACTTTTTTGACCGTAGAGGGTAACTGAGAAACTTTCCACTTAAGAGCAAACCAGCAGCACAACCTAAACAGCTCAGGGGCTGAAGAAGGGATTTAAGAAACCTCTGCCCACCCTTACCACAGCTTCTGGATTTTGCAGCTAGGATGCATcagtccctggcacagcagagccagacCGGAGTCCCCAATCTTGTTGTCCCCCACAGAAAGATCCATCAGAGATGACTTGCTCCTGAGAACAGCACTAATCTCCAGACAGCTATCGCTGGTTATGCCACAGttttccaggctgcaggaaAAAGCACAGTTGGAGTTGCTGCTCCAGACCCACTGTGTTAGATACACCCCAACACCCCAGTTCAGACTGAGAAGGGTCTATGGGCTGGCTCCTTGCTGCAAACCAGTGCAGCTCAGCCAGGCACTGCTACATCCTGCAAGGCTCAGAGAGGACACAGGTGTCTGAGATGGGGTCTGGGTGAGGCAACACACTGGTCCTGCATTTCATGAGGCTGCAGGACACTTGGACCCAGCCATTCATATGCATTAATGCAAGAATCATTCTTGTCAAACTTCCCCTTTATATCAGTTATCCTTTTTAAGAGGAACTTTTGGCAGTACCACACAATGACTCCCTGCTGAGCCAACACCTACTGAACCACAGGGGCAAGATAAAAAGAATCGTGCTTCTCCTGTAAAGCCCTTCACGGGCTTTACCCCAAAGATGATGCCAAACCCAGCACCTTTGTTTTGTAGCAAAAAAGGGCCTTGAATAAGTATACTCAACTGGATGGTAATTCCAGTTTAAGAACTAGAGCCACTGAGGGCAATTGTTCCTCTGCTCTGAGACATGGGTGAGCAGTCTCCCTTAGTAAGTGGTGGTTTAACCTGGAGTGCCAAAAACTCCAAAACTGAAATCCCCAGACATCTGTGTGCAGTTTCCAGTTACATAAATCTGAGCCAGCAAAAAATGTGGCCTACATTTCAAGCATTGCTGACAACAATTTTTCCTGTCCTATGGATAGTATGACTAGCAGCAGCACTAGTTGCCATGAGAGATGACCAGCTCTTCCTTACTGTAGTAGCTCTAGGTTGCAGCTTGCCTCCACCAGGCCCCGGCACAGCTGCTTTACAGCTGTATCTCCCAGCGTGTTGTTGCTCAGGCTGAGCTCCTTCAGGGTGGGCTTGCTTTGCAGAGCAGCATTGAGAGCTTCCACAATATCAGCTGTGAGTTCACAATACTCCAGcctgcaagaagaaaagaagaccaGGCAAAAAGACAACTTTCCTCACACATTCTGCTACCACAAGAATCAGCTGGGCCTGGTGTGTGTTAGCCAGGGCAGAAAACAAGCCAATGTGAGTTGAGACCAGGCAACACATAAAACCGGAGATAACTGTAAGAGTTTTTAACAGCATCTCTCTGCTCATTTCAGGAAGCATTAAATCTTAAACTAGATCCCAAGGGACCCTAGCAAGACTCATTTTTACACTAGGCCTCCATTAAACCAGTGCACAGGCAGCCTTGGAGCACAGGGCTTGGCTCTGCGCTGCAACACTATCATGAACGTCACCTCCAGGCCTGCCTGGGAGGAGCTGAGGGCTGCAAATACACCCTGGTCCTGCTCAGCCATGACACAAGGACCAAGGGCAGCAGAATCTGATGTTTCCTGGGCATCTCAGAGGTCCTGCATTTACAGCCACCACTGTCAGGAGGGCTAAACAAACATACACCCAACTATTCCAAACCCACAAGACCCACCAGCATGAATAAGCATGACAATTTCAAGTAAAACAAGAACAAATCCACACTTGGCAACAAAACTCCTGCTTGTGTCAAGGGAAAGGCAAGCATGGCCTGTCTGATAACCAAAAGAGCACAGTGACTACTtactgcagcttctgcagcttaCAGCTGGGGTTCATCATCCCTTGGCACAGCACCTTCACTCCAGCAGTTCCCAGTCTGTTATCCCCTACATGCAGCTCTGTCAGGGACGGCTGGGCACTGAGGACAGAGCGCAGGGTCTCACAGCTGGCACTAGTCAGATTGCAGTTTTGCAGCCTGCAGGAGAGAAGCAACAGGGGTGAGGGAAATGCACTCCTAGAATTACAGAGGCTCTTCTCAGAGAGGTTTATCTGCCATGGCTGGAGCTTGGAAAGGACACCACGGCTCTGACAGCGCATAACCCCTCTAGGCTAGTTAATGTTATTTTACAGGTGTGCCAATATATTTTATCAGTTGGTATTATACCTGTGACACAAACAATAGCTCCCATGCTTCCTTCA
Encoded proteins:
- the RNH1 gene encoding ribonuclease inhibitor; its protein translation is MELDIQCEEISPSRWTELLTTMKSCKTIRLDDCNLSSSNCEDLSSIINTNPSLTELKLNNNELGDAGVEYLCKGLLTPSCSLQKLWLQNCNLTSASCETLRSVLSAQPSLTELHVGDNRLGTAGVKVLCQGMMNPSCKLQKLQLEYCELTADIVEALNAALQSKPTLKELSLSNNTLGDTAVKQLCRGLVEASCNLELLHLENCGITSDSCLEISAVLRSKSSLMDLSVGDNKIGDSGLALLCQGLMHPSCKIQKLWLWDCDLTSASCKDLSRLISTKETLTEISLIDNNLRDSGMEMLCQALKDPTCKLQELWVRECGLTAACCKAVSSALTTNKHLKVLHIGENKLGDAGVELLCEGLMHPNCNIQSLWLGNCDVTLGCCATLATVMATKQCLTELDLSYNPLDDEGIRKICEALRKPSCNVQQLILYDILWSSEVEDELRALEESKPGVKIIS